Proteins from a genomic interval of Rhodothermus marinus:
- a CDS encoding DUF2911 domain-containing protein: protein MRRFCLLALLVYLMGPALARAQDSVEVVPPPRSGSLERSPLALAATWIDSTYVKIVYGSPRKRGREIFGALVPYGEVWRTGANEATEITTTGDLIFGGHRLPAGTYSLYTIPYPDRWTIIVNRALGQWGAFNYNPELDLFRFDVPVRRTDKLYEGFTITFEEEDGQTYLYLRWDRTEVRIPVAAASE from the coding sequence ATGCGTCGCTTTTGCCTGCTCGCCCTGCTCGTCTATCTGATGGGTCCGGCGCTGGCCCGCGCCCAGGACTCGGTAGAAGTCGTGCCCCCGCCGCGCTCGGGAAGCCTGGAGCGTAGTCCGCTGGCACTGGCTGCCACATGGATCGACAGCACCTACGTGAAGATCGTCTATGGCTCACCGCGCAAGCGCGGCCGCGAAATTTTCGGTGCGCTGGTCCCTTACGGGGAAGTCTGGCGTACCGGGGCCAACGAGGCCACCGAAATCACCACGACGGGCGATCTGATCTTCGGCGGCCATCGCCTTCCGGCCGGTACCTACAGCCTCTACACCATTCCCTATCCGGATCGCTGGACGATCATCGTCAACCGGGCGCTGGGCCAGTGGGGCGCCTTCAACTACAACCCGGAACTGGACCTCTTCCGCTTTGACGTGCCCGTGCGCCGGACGGATAAACTCTACGAGGGCTTCACGATCACCTTCGAGGAAGAGGACGGCCAGACCTACCTGTATCTGCGCTGGGATCGTACCGAAGTGCGCATTCCGGTGGCTGCCGCCTCGGAATAA
- a CDS encoding GAF domain-containing protein, translating to MAETTTLLTLLPVTAGAEERARHYEAVRRHIDALLEGETDWIAAMATVACELHHAFDYYHWTGFYRAVSDDLLIVGPYQGTHGCLRIPFSRGVCGAAARMRQTQLVPDVHQFPDHIACSATTQSEIVVPVLTPEGRLLAVLDIDSDIPAAFTEVDQRYLEQLCAELGRRFADTPQR from the coding sequence ATGGCCGAAACCACGACGTTACTGACGCTGCTTCCGGTTACGGCGGGTGCCGAGGAGCGCGCCCGGCACTACGAGGCCGTACGCCGGCATATCGACGCATTGCTCGAAGGCGAAACGGACTGGATCGCCGCCATGGCGACCGTGGCCTGCGAGCTGCACCACGCTTTCGACTACTACCACTGGACCGGCTTCTACCGGGCCGTTTCGGACGATCTGCTCATCGTGGGGCCCTACCAGGGCACGCACGGATGCCTGCGCATTCCGTTCAGCCGGGGTGTGTGTGGCGCCGCCGCCCGTATGCGACAGACGCAGCTCGTGCCCGACGTGCATCAGTTTCCCGATCACATTGCCTGCTCTGCCACCACGCAGTCGGAGATCGTGGTACCGGTGCTGACGCCGGAAGGTCGCCTGCTGGCCGTGCTGGACATCGATTCGGACATACCGGCCGCCTTCACCGAAGTGGATCAGCGCTACCTGGAACAACTCTGCGCCGAGCTGGGGCGCCGTTTTGCCGATACGCCGCAGCGGTGA
- a CDS encoding gamma-glutamylcyclotransferase family protein: MTWYFAYGSNMDSDRLKKRISRNQVEARRGWLEGYTLTFDKLANDGSGYANIRPAESETVYGVLYKLTEEELRKLDRCEGVPDHYVRRSIRVETEQGSVQAECYVASEKKIRKGLRPRRDYLDHLIRGAQEHSLPPEYIAKLRSVEPL, translated from the coding sequence ATGACATGGTATTTTGCTTATGGCTCGAATATGGATTCAGATCGACTGAAAAAGCGCATAAGTAGGAATCAGGTAGAGGCGAGAAGAGGATGGCTCGAAGGATATACCCTGACATTTGACAAGCTTGCCAATGATGGCAGTGGTTATGCAAACATTCGACCTGCCGAGTCAGAAACCGTCTACGGAGTCCTCTACAAACTGACCGAAGAAGAATTGCGGAAACTGGACAGATGTGAGGGGGTGCCCGATCACTACGTACGCCGGTCTATCAGGGTTGAAACCGAACAAGGCAGCGTACAGGCCGAGTGCTATGTGGCCTCGGAGAAAAAAATCCGAAAAGGGCTCAGGCCGAGACGCGATTACCTCGATCACCTGATCAGAGGAGCGCAAGAACACAGTCTGCCACCTGAGTATATCGCAAAACTTCGATCAGTTGAACCTCTGTGA
- the udk gene encoding uridine kinase, protein MRGRPVVIGIAGGSGSGKTTVLRRIVEAFGPDRIAVLEHDAYYRDLSHLPFEARTQVNFDHPDALETSLLRAHLEALLAGRPVEKPVYNFTTHTREPYTVRVEPRPVIIVEGILVLAEPELRELMDIKLYVDAPDDVRLIRRIRRDLQERGRSIESILEQYERTVRPMHLEFVEPSKRLADVIIPGGGYNQVAIDMVLARIAALLEQHATSG, encoded by the coding sequence ATGAGGGGACGACCGGTGGTGATCGGCATCGCGGGGGGCTCGGGCTCCGGGAAAACCACAGTGCTGCGCCGCATCGTCGAAGCCTTCGGACCGGATCGGATTGCCGTTTTAGAGCACGACGCCTACTATCGCGACCTGAGCCATCTCCCCTTTGAGGCCCGCACGCAGGTCAACTTCGATCATCCCGACGCGCTGGAAACGTCGTTGCTGCGCGCGCATCTCGAGGCGTTGCTGGCCGGACGGCCCGTCGAAAAGCCCGTTTACAACTTTACCACGCACACGCGTGAGCCCTACACGGTCCGCGTCGAGCCGCGCCCGGTCATCATCGTCGAGGGCATTCTCGTGCTGGCCGAGCCCGAGCTGCGGGAGCTCATGGACATCAAGCTCTACGTGGATGCGCCCGACGATGTGCGGCTGATCCGACGTATTCGGCGCGACCTGCAGGAGCGGGGGCGGAGCATCGAATCCATTCTGGAACAGTACGAGCGGACCGTGCGGCCCATGCACCTGGAGTTCGTCGAGCCCTCGAAGCGCCTGGCCGATGTGATCATCCCCGGCGGCGGGTACAACCAGGTGGCCATCGATATGGTGCTGGCCCGGATCGCCGCGCTGCTGGAGCAGCACGCCACGTCAGGGTAG
- a CDS encoding YaaA family protein: MPEFAILLPPAEGKKPGGNPLAPDMFDYRASNTFNYFSELNPERRRLIDAVQQAIQAGDDLEKIFGVKGPALEEAIQVNLEIYKAPRMAALDRYSPGVMYQALDFPGLPTGAQRRFLENTIIFSGMFGLLRPDDLIPNYRLRMDAVVPGIGKVSRYWRPYISPILNELLKDRFVWNLLPAAHQEAWEDAHTYRQMVEIKFFQEEGGQRRPVSHGVKPLRGRLVNFIVREGLEDIEGLKAWRDSEGFVLDEEASEFDEATRRAVLVMVKRG, encoded by the coding sequence ATGCCTGAATTCGCCATTCTGCTTCCTCCGGCCGAAGGCAAAAAACCCGGCGGCAATCCGCTGGCGCCCGACATGTTCGACTATCGCGCGTCGAACACGTTCAACTACTTCAGCGAGTTGAATCCGGAGCGCCGGCGGCTGATCGATGCGGTGCAGCAGGCCATTCAGGCCGGGGACGATCTGGAGAAAATCTTCGGAGTGAAGGGACCGGCGCTGGAAGAAGCCATTCAGGTCAACCTGGAAATCTACAAGGCGCCCCGTATGGCGGCGCTCGACCGCTACAGCCCCGGCGTGATGTACCAGGCGCTGGACTTCCCCGGATTGCCCACCGGCGCGCAGCGCCGCTTCCTGGAAAACACGATTATCTTCTCGGGCATGTTCGGGCTGCTCCGGCCCGACGATCTGATTCCGAACTATCGCCTGCGCATGGACGCCGTGGTGCCCGGCATCGGCAAGGTGTCGCGCTACTGGCGTCCTTACATCAGCCCCATTCTCAACGAGCTGCTTAAAGACCGCTTCGTCTGGAATCTGCTTCCGGCCGCCCACCAGGAGGCCTGGGAAGACGCCCACACCTACCGCCAGATGGTAGAGATCAAGTTCTTTCAGGAAGAGGGAGGCCAGCGGCGGCCGGTTTCCCACGGCGTCAAACCGCTGCGCGGCCGTCTGGTCAACTTCATCGTACGCGAAGGACTTGAAGACATCGAGGGCCTGAAGGCCTGGCGGGATTCGGAAGGGTTCGTGCTGGACGAAGAGGCCAGCGAGTTCGACGAGGCCACCCGCCGGGCCGTGCTGGTGATGGTCAAGCGAGGCTGA
- a CDS encoding GNAT family N-acetyltransferase, protein MPAEHEVVLRPFRPDDLPALVDVYMAAYRDFPEYGEPDEVHALRYLQWLQRHHTLFLVAEVEGQPVGFIVVDANWRDWNGRRIGEIHELAVHPEYWGRSIARRLLDAAMNHIRAEGLQQAGLWVGVRNERAQSFYRRIGFRRSGKPWGAWIKMVKSL, encoded by the coding sequence ATGCCCGCAGAGCATGAGGTTGTCCTCCGTCCTTTCCGGCCTGACGACCTTCCGGCGCTGGTGGATGTCTACATGGCTGCGTACCGGGATTTTCCCGAGTACGGTGAGCCTGACGAAGTGCATGCGCTGCGTTATCTGCAGTGGTTACAGCGTCATCACACGCTGTTTCTGGTGGCCGAAGTGGAAGGGCAACCGGTGGGCTTCATTGTGGTGGATGCCAACTGGCGGGACTGGAATGGTCGTCGGATCGGGGAAATTCACGAACTGGCGGTGCATCCGGAATACTGGGGCCGAAGCATTGCCCGTCGCTTGCTGGATGCTGCGATGAATCATATCCGCGCGGAGGGCCTGCAGCAGGCCGGGCTATGGGTGGGCGTGCGGAACGAGCGAGCTCAGAGTTTTTACCGGCGCATCGGATTCCGGCGTTCAGGAAAACCCTGGGGCGCGTGGATTAAAATGGTAAAAAGCCTGTAA
- a CDS encoding enoyl-ACP reductase FabI: MAEKSYGLLEGKKGVIFGALNEQSIAWAIAEAVHREGGRFILSNAPVAKRLGTLEKLAEKTDSPIIWADATNNDDLMALFQQARETFGPLDFIVHSIGMGLNIRKNRPYEDLNYDWYIKTLDISAISLHRIIHCALKQEALADGASIVTLSYIGAQRTFSKYSEMGDAKALLESIVRSWGYRLGKRRIRINAISQSPTPTTAGSGIEGFDAMYEFAQRVAPLGNADAKSCADYTVTLLSDLTRMVTMQTLYHDGGFSSMGISDELIETLAEALGVKQSNEAGS; encoded by the coding sequence ATGGCGGAAAAAAGCTATGGTCTGCTGGAAGGCAAAAAAGGCGTCATCTTCGGGGCGCTCAACGAGCAGAGCATTGCCTGGGCGATTGCCGAGGCGGTGCATCGCGAAGGAGGACGCTTCATTCTGTCGAACGCACCGGTAGCTAAACGGCTGGGCACGCTGGAAAAACTGGCCGAAAAGACCGATAGTCCGATCATCTGGGCCGACGCCACGAACAACGACGACCTGATGGCGCTTTTCCAGCAGGCGCGGGAAACATTCGGGCCGTTGGATTTCATCGTCCACTCGATCGGCATGGGGCTCAACATCCGGAAGAATCGCCCCTATGAAGACCTGAACTACGACTGGTACATCAAGACACTTGACATTTCCGCCATCAGCCTGCACCGGATCATTCACTGCGCCCTCAAGCAGGAGGCGCTGGCCGACGGCGCGTCGATCGTGACGCTGAGCTATATCGGCGCGCAGCGCACCTTCTCGAAGTATTCGGAGATGGGTGATGCCAAGGCGCTGCTCGAAAGCATCGTGCGCTCGTGGGGCTACCGGCTGGGCAAGCGGCGCATTCGGATCAATGCGATCTCGCAGAGTCCCACGCCCACCACGGCCGGCTCGGGCATCGAAGGGTTCGACGCGATGTATGAATTCGCGCAGCGGGTGGCGCCGCTCGGGAACGCCGATGCGAAGAGCTGTGCCGACTACACGGTCACGTTGCTGAGCGACCTGACCCGCATGGTGACCATGCAGACGCTGTACCATGACGGTGGCTTCAGCAGCATGGGCATCTCGGACGAGCTGATCGAGACGCTGGCGGAAGCGCTGGGCGTGAAGCAGTCGAACGAAGCCGGATCGTGA
- a CDS encoding M20 family metallopeptidase — MQPSTLIQELEQLIAIPSHEDCTPILHYLEKRLDFLRWERQDAGKQVGGRPQYNLIHLDPAKPFIVNTHVDTVPPLGMADPFRPRREEDRIYGRGAVDTKGLIAALTIALEACYQTYDQIPVSVAFTVDEENTSAAGSAALARLLGPDHYVLVLEPTNGYICTRQAGALEFEVRSYGTPRHAALFHRGPHPIRTLMAYLQAAENALQRPLNVLSFQGGWDHYATPPEARALVEVIIPADQQWEPAEEVLQQLARTMFRDEVEYRRVDAENPLDFGHHAGVTLLEEAYVEALDRRPQYDTMPSWTDAANFARAGASCVIFGFGDLARAHSPDEHITVTELMSTARVLYRLFTILIHAPQGFPERRNPMRR, encoded by the coding sequence ATGCAGCCGAGCACCCTGATTCAGGAACTGGAACAGCTCATCGCCATCCCGAGCCATGAGGATTGCACGCCCATTCTGCACTACCTGGAGAAGCGCCTCGATTTCCTTCGCTGGGAACGTCAGGACGCAGGCAAGCAGGTCGGCGGACGACCGCAGTACAACCTGATTCACCTCGATCCGGCCAAGCCCTTCATTGTCAACACCCATGTGGACACGGTTCCTCCGCTGGGCATGGCAGATCCCTTTCGTCCGCGTCGTGAGGAAGATCGGATCTACGGCCGCGGGGCCGTGGACACAAAAGGTCTCATCGCAGCGCTGACGATCGCGCTGGAAGCTTGCTACCAGACTTACGACCAGATTCCCGTGTCGGTGGCCTTCACGGTGGACGAAGAAAACACGTCAGCGGCCGGTTCGGCCGCGCTGGCCCGCCTGCTGGGACCGGATCACTACGTGCTGGTACTGGAGCCTACCAACGGCTACATCTGCACCCGCCAGGCCGGTGCCCTGGAATTCGAGGTGCGGAGCTATGGCACCCCTCGCCACGCGGCACTCTTTCACCGGGGCCCGCATCCCATTCGCACCCTTATGGCCTATCTACAGGCTGCCGAAAATGCATTGCAACGCCCGCTGAACGTGCTCTCGTTTCAGGGCGGCTGGGATCATTACGCCACCCCTCCGGAGGCCCGGGCTCTGGTGGAAGTGATCATCCCGGCCGATCAGCAATGGGAGCCCGCCGAAGAAGTGCTGCAACAACTGGCCCGGACCATGTTCCGCGACGAGGTGGAATACCGCCGCGTGGACGCCGAAAATCCCCTGGACTTCGGGCACCATGCGGGCGTGACGCTTCTGGAGGAAGCGTACGTGGAAGCTCTGGACCGCCGCCCTCAGTACGACACGATGCCCTCCTGGACCGACGCGGCCAACTTTGCCAGAGCAGGCGCTTCCTGTGTGATTTTCGGCTTCGGCGACCTGGCCCGCGCCCACAGCCCGGATGAGCACATCACCGTGACAGAGCTGATGTCTACGGCTCGGGTCCTTTACAGGCTTTTTACCATTTTAATCCACGCGCCCCAGGGTTTTCCTGAACGCCGGAATCCGATGCGCCGGTAA
- a CDS encoding YtxH domain-containing protein: MKKTYTTGEVVRAGLLGALLGGVAGFVVGLLVAPETGGQMRRRLTYQLEHLGERLQRLSEQLLHPPRPGEARRSGEALVASARAEAETIRQDIDALLGDLRRKRTSANS, translated from the coding sequence ATGAAAAAGACGTACACGACAGGCGAGGTGGTTCGCGCCGGACTACTGGGTGCGCTGCTGGGTGGGGTGGCTGGCTTTGTAGTAGGATTGCTGGTTGCTCCCGAGACGGGCGGACAGATGCGCCGCCGCCTCACCTATCAGCTGGAGCACCTGGGCGAACGGCTCCAGCGGCTGAGTGAGCAGCTCCTGCATCCGCCCAGGCCGGGTGAAGCGCGCCGCAGTGGCGAAGCCCTGGTGGCCAGTGCCCGCGCCGAGGCCGAAACCATCCGCCAGGATATCGACGCGTTGCTGGGCGATCTGCGCCGTAAACGGACCTCCGCAAACTCCTGA
- a CDS encoding type III pantothenate kinase, with the protein MSWLALDLGNSALKGGLFEAGRLMHTFRVAEPDAAGLKEQLTAVLRNYRPTRAAMASVVPARTPVVQEVVQQLTGVRPALIGPDWHLPFTLAYETPHTLGTDRLAAAVAAWELYGHPQRRPVLALLAGTALTIEVIDEHGCYQGGVIAPGPSLMQQALARGTAQLPEVPLEWPPSPVGRSTRTAIQAGLLYGFVESARGLLRRVAETLATAPLVILSGGWASLLQTHLSEQVDVHDPHLVLRGVYLLLEHNPDRGLP; encoded by the coding sequence ATGAGCTGGCTGGCACTGGATCTGGGCAACAGTGCGCTGAAGGGCGGGCTGTTCGAAGCGGGTCGCCTGATGCATACGTTCCGCGTGGCCGAGCCGGACGCGGCCGGGCTGAAGGAGCAGCTGACCGCCGTCCTGCGCAACTACCGGCCAACCCGGGCGGCCATGGCGTCGGTGGTGCCTGCCCGCACGCCCGTCGTGCAGGAAGTCGTGCAGCAGCTAACCGGCGTGCGACCGGCCCTGATCGGGCCGGACTGGCACCTGCCCTTCACGCTGGCCTACGAGACCCCGCACACACTGGGCACCGACCGACTGGCGGCCGCCGTCGCCGCCTGGGAGCTTTACGGGCATCCGCAGCGACGCCCCGTACTGGCCCTGCTGGCGGGCACGGCGCTCACGATCGAAGTGATCGACGAACACGGCTGCTATCAGGGGGGCGTGATTGCGCCCGGTCCTTCGCTGATGCAACAGGCCCTGGCCCGGGGCACGGCGCAGCTTCCCGAAGTGCCGCTCGAATGGCCGCCTTCACCTGTCGGACGCTCCACGCGCACGGCCATTCAGGCCGGCCTGCTCTACGGCTTCGTGGAAAGCGCACGGGGACTGTTGCGCCGGGTAGCCGAAACGCTTGCGACTGCGCCCCTCGTCATCCTCAGCGGCGGCTGGGCTTCGCTGTTGCAGACGCACCTGAGCGAACAGGTCGACGTGCACGATCCCCATCTGGTGCTCCGGGGCGTTTACCTCCTGCTGGAGCACAACCCGGACCGCGGCCTACCCTGA
- a CDS encoding inositol monophosphatase family protein: MMDAHTLYEEAREVAARLAREAGQIVRYYAGRVTVREKGYNELVTQADEEVQRFLIEQIRRHFPEHAILAEENLSDMQDGREGASFRWIIDPIDGTTNFTHGVPPYGISLALQHEGRTVVGVVYDVPHDELFTAVRGGGLYVNGVRARVSQTETLREALITTGFPYREVVHLEEYLEALGRVIRATRGVRRPGAASVDLAWVACGRFDGFFETGLSPWDVAAGILLVEEGGGRVTDFHGRPDPIFARQMLATNGRIHEALCELVAPLHHVYA; this comes from the coding sequence ATGATGGATGCCCACACGCTTTACGAAGAGGCCCGTGAGGTGGCGGCCCGGCTGGCCCGCGAGGCCGGACAGATCGTTCGCTACTATGCCGGTCGGGTGACCGTCCGCGAAAAAGGCTACAACGAGCTGGTCACGCAGGCCGACGAAGAAGTACAGCGCTTTCTGATCGAGCAGATCCGCCGGCATTTCCCCGAGCATGCGATTCTGGCTGAAGAGAATCTGTCCGATATGCAGGACGGCAGGGAAGGTGCGTCGTTTCGATGGATCATCGATCCGATCGACGGCACGACGAACTTCACGCATGGCGTGCCGCCCTACGGCATCAGCCTGGCGCTTCAACATGAAGGCCGGACGGTCGTCGGGGTCGTCTACGACGTGCCCCACGACGAGCTGTTCACTGCGGTGCGAGGCGGCGGGCTGTACGTCAACGGGGTGCGCGCCCGGGTCAGCCAGACCGAAACGCTCCGGGAGGCGCTCATCACGACAGGCTTTCCCTACCGGGAAGTCGTGCATCTGGAAGAATATCTGGAGGCGCTCGGGCGTGTGATTCGAGCGACGCGAGGGGTGCGTCGGCCGGGCGCGGCTTCGGTCGATCTAGCCTGGGTGGCCTGCGGACGCTTCGACGGATTCTTCGAGACGGGCCTGAGCCCCTGGGATGTGGCGGCCGGCATCCTGCTGGTCGAAGAAGGCGGAGGACGGGTGACGGACTTTCACGGGCGGCCCGATCCGATCTTTGCCCGCCAGATGCTGGCCACGAACGGGCGCATCCACGAGGCGCTCTGCGAGCTGGTCGCGCCGCTGCACCACGTCTACGCCTGA
- a CDS encoding alpha/beta fold hydrolase encodes MPAPFRSHTEPYAYLEAGPASASPPVVLLYGMLGEPSNWEATAEALAANGYRVWIPLLPIYELPVRESNLQGLVAFLEQFLDAMRCERVVLAGNSLGGHLALLYALRHPERVAALVLTGASGIYEVELGTSTLRRYDRAYIRERAALTFYDPRHATDELVDRVQATIHDRQKAIRLIRMARSAQRETVTDRLCELTMPVLLIWGRNDRITPPEVAETFRKHLPAATLHFIDRCGHAPMIERPEQFNALLLAFLQQHCPTVVSNGRPRSAKADTSAPAPSAPTPDS; translated from the coding sequence ATGCCCGCACCGTTTCGCTCCCATACCGAGCCGTATGCGTATCTGGAGGCCGGCCCGGCGTCGGCTTCGCCGCCGGTGGTCCTGCTCTACGGGATGCTGGGCGAGCCGTCTAACTGGGAGGCCACGGCCGAAGCGCTGGCCGCAAACGGCTACCGCGTGTGGATTCCCCTGCTTCCGATCTACGAGCTACCCGTTCGTGAAAGCAACCTGCAGGGCCTGGTCGCCTTTCTGGAGCAGTTTCTGGATGCAATGCGATGTGAGCGCGTTGTGCTGGCGGGCAACTCGCTGGGCGGCCATCTGGCACTGCTTTATGCCCTGCGCCATCCGGAGCGCGTGGCGGCGCTGGTGCTGACGGGCGCCTCCGGCATTTACGAAGTCGAGCTGGGCACGTCCACGTTGCGTCGCTACGACCGCGCGTACATCCGGGAACGGGCAGCCCTGACGTTTTACGACCCCCGGCACGCCACCGACGAGCTGGTCGATCGCGTGCAGGCCACGATTCACGACCGCCAGAAGGCGATCCGGCTGATCCGCATGGCCCGTTCGGCCCAGCGGGAAACCGTCACCGATCGTCTCTGCGAGCTCACCATGCCCGTGCTCCTCATCTGGGGACGCAACGACCGGATCACTCCGCCGGAGGTAGCTGAAACCTTCCGAAAACATTTGCCGGCCGCCACGCTGCACTTCATCGACCGGTGCGGCCATGCGCCTATGATAGAGCGGCCGGAGCAGTTCAACGCGCTGCTACTGGCATTTCTGCAGCAACACTGTCCGACTGTTGTTTCGAACGGACGCCCCCGGTCTGCGAAAGCGGACACCTCGGCGCCAGCTCCTTCTGCTCCTACCCCAGATTCGTGA
- a CDS encoding arsenate reductase ArsC translates to MEKLRVLFVCTHNSARSQMAEGLLRAMAGDRYEVYSAGTEPRGVHPLAVRVMQEIGIDLSGHHSKHVDTYRDVSMDYVVTVCDSAREHCPYVPARRRNLHQSFPDPSAVEGDEPTRLEAFRRVRDQIRAWLEETFVRQVPS, encoded by the coding sequence ATGGAAAAACTGCGCGTTCTGTTTGTCTGCACGCACAATTCAGCCCGCTCGCAGATGGCCGAAGGGCTGTTGCGGGCCATGGCGGGCGATCGGTACGAAGTTTACAGTGCCGGGACCGAGCCGCGCGGCGTGCATCCGCTGGCCGTGCGCGTCATGCAGGAGATCGGCATCGACCTGAGCGGCCACCACTCGAAGCACGTCGATACCTACCGCGACGTGTCCATGGACTACGTGGTGACCGTGTGCGATTCGGCCCGGGAGCATTGCCCCTACGTACCGGCGCGGCGACGCAACCTGCATCAGAGCTTTCCCGATCCCTCGGCCGTCGAAGGGGACGAACCCACCCGTCTGGAAGCCTTCCGCCGCGTCCGCGATCAGATCCGCGCCTGGCTCGAGGAAACGTTCGTGCGCCAGGTGCCCTCATAG
- a CDS encoding phosphoglucomutase/phosphomannomutase family protein, with protein MAQIKFGTDGWRAVIADDFTFANLGRVAQATVRWLKKRYGDHPKVVIGHDTRFLGREFAEHVARIFAAQGISVRMADTFTTTPAVSWATKHFGCNAGIVITASHNPPQYNGFKIKADFGGPASPEMIAEVERELPDAEPPAELPAFDDLVSDGRIELFDLNTAYLNLLREKLDIDGIARNLKVAHDAMFGAAQGLVSRLLGADRVVELHCDWNPGFHGQPPEPIERNLKELAEVVVREKCDLGMANDGDADRIGLFDENGRFVTSHEILALLVKYLHKEQGLKGDIIKTFSTTHLLDKMGQAYGLRVETTPIGFKHIAKQMVERDVLVGGEESGGIAVKGHIPERDGIYIGLLVAELLVRRGKKLSELVQELFDEFGPHHFYRIDLHTTEEKKQAALDHLRQTGGLKEVAGDAVREVQTLDGFKHITDRGWVLIRPSGTEPLLRVYAEAPTPELAEAYVHNAIEQLGFAEVPAH; from the coding sequence ATGGCACAGATCAAGTTTGGCACGGACGGCTGGCGGGCCGTCATTGCAGATGATTTCACGTTTGCGAACCTGGGCCGCGTCGCCCAGGCGACGGTCCGCTGGCTTAAGAAGCGCTACGGCGACCACCCGAAAGTCGTCATCGGCCACGACACGCGCTTTCTGGGGCGCGAGTTCGCCGAGCATGTGGCCCGCATTTTTGCCGCACAGGGCATTTCGGTCCGCATGGCCGACACCTTCACCACCACCCCGGCCGTGAGCTGGGCCACCAAGCACTTCGGTTGCAACGCGGGCATTGTCATCACGGCCAGCCACAACCCGCCCCAATACAACGGCTTCAAGATCAAGGCGGACTTCGGTGGGCCGGCCTCGCCGGAGATGATCGCCGAAGTCGAGCGAGAACTGCCGGACGCCGAGCCACCGGCCGAGCTCCCCGCTTTCGACGATCTGGTCAGTGACGGCCGTATCGAACTGTTCGACCTGAACACGGCCTACCTGAACCTGCTCCGGGAGAAGCTGGACATCGACGGCATCGCCCGCAACCTGAAGGTCGCGCACGACGCGATGTTCGGTGCCGCACAGGGACTGGTCAGCCGCCTGCTGGGCGCCGACCGCGTGGTCGAGCTGCATTGCGACTGGAACCCGGGCTTCCACGGCCAGCCGCCGGAACCCATCGAGCGCAACCTGAAGGAGCTGGCCGAAGTGGTCGTCCGCGAAAAATGCGATCTGGGCATGGCCAACGACGGCGACGCCGACCGCATCGGCCTGTTCGACGAAAACGGCCGCTTCGTGACCTCGCACGAGATTCTGGCCCTGCTGGTCAAGTACCTGCACAAGGAGCAGGGCTTAAAGGGCGACATCATCAAAACGTTCTCGACCACGCACCTGCTCGACAAGATGGGACAGGCCTACGGGCTGCGCGTCGAGACGACGCCCATCGGCTTCAAGCACATTGCCAAGCAGATGGTCGAGCGCGACGTGCTCGTAGGCGGTGAAGAATCGGGCGGCATCGCCGTCAAGGGCCACATCCCCGAACGCGACGGGATCTACATCGGGCTGCTGGTGGCCGAGCTGCTGGTGCGCCGGGGCAAGAAGCTCTCGGAGCTGGTGCAGGAATTGTTCGATGAATTCGGGCCGCACCACTTCTACCGGATCGACCTGCACACGACCGAGGAGAAAAAGCAGGCGGCGCTGGATCATCTGCGCCAGACGGGTGGCCTGAAGGAAGTGGCGGGCGATGCCGTGCGCGAGGTGCAGACGCTTGACGGCTTCAAGCATATCACGGACCGCGGCTGGGTGCTGATCCGGCCTTCGGGCACCGAGCCGCTGTTGCGCGTCTATGCCGAAGCGCCCACGCCCGAACTGGCCGAAGCCTACGTGCACAACGCGATCGAGCAGCTCGGCTTTGCAGAGGTGCCCGCTCACTGA